One region of Streptomyces capillispiralis genomic DNA includes:
- a CDS encoding VOC family protein, producing MAVPPEGAPCWADAMFNDIEGAKSFYADVLGWTFGGTSSEFGDYTEAYADGRPVAAVVPPMPGQEGTSQWCLYFAARDAAATAARIRDNGGELLMEPMRVGDLGTMCLARDPGGVLFGLWQAGTHEGFGAVAEPGAYCWAEVFTREPEKSDAFFPAVFSYRPRRLEGVEDFRVYDLGERSVLGRMRMTDDFPPEMPPYINVYFAVGDCDEAVARATARGGLLRFGPMDTPFGRFAGISDPQGAHFSVIDITKPVGDVPRTTDAD from the coding sequence ATGGCCGTACCACCCGAAGGGGCCCCTTGCTGGGCCGATGCGATGTTCAACGACATCGAGGGAGCCAAGAGCTTCTACGCGGACGTCCTCGGCTGGACCTTCGGCGGGACGTCGTCGGAGTTCGGGGACTACACCGAGGCCTACGCCGACGGCCGACCGGTGGCGGCCGTCGTACCGCCCATGCCCGGCCAGGAGGGCACCTCGCAGTGGTGCCTGTACTTCGCGGCGCGGGACGCCGCGGCGACCGCCGCCCGGATCCGGGACAACGGCGGCGAGCTGCTGATGGAGCCGATGCGGGTGGGCGACCTCGGCACCATGTGCCTGGCGCGCGACCCCGGCGGGGTCCTCTTCGGCCTGTGGCAGGCCGGCACGCACGAGGGCTTCGGCGCGGTCGCCGAGCCGGGCGCGTACTGCTGGGCGGAGGTCTTCACCCGTGAACCGGAGAAGTCCGACGCGTTCTTCCCCGCCGTCTTCTCCTACCGCCCGAGGCGGCTCGAGGGCGTCGAGGACTTCCGCGTCTACGACCTGGGGGAGCGCAGCGTCCTCGGCCGGATGAGGATGACGGACGACTTCCCGCCGGAGATGCCCCCCTACATCAACGTCTACTTCGCCGTGGGGGACTGCGACGAGGCGGTGGCCCGGGCGACCGCGCGGGGCGGGCTGCTGCGGTTCGGCCCGATGGACACGCCGTTCGGGCGGTTCGCCGGGATCAGCGACCCCCAGGGCGCGCACTTCTCGGTGATCGACATCACGAAGCCCGTGGGCGACGTGCCGAGGACGACCGACGCGGACTGA